A genome region from Methanobacterium aggregans includes the following:
- a CDS encoding MoaD family protein — MIEVKFLTRFLDITGEKVIEIERVKDMATLINLLCQKYPKGFKETLFDDNGEIRDYLKVVVNGEDVRSLQGLETPLNDNDQIVMFQTIAGG, encoded by the coding sequence TTGATTGAAGTAAAATTTCTAACCCGTTTTTTAGATATCACTGGAGAAAAAGTCATAGAAATAGAAAGAGTGAAAGATATGGCCACATTAATTAATCTGCTATGTCAAAAGTATCCAAAGGGATTTAAAGAAACTCTTTTTGACGATAATGGAGAAATAAGAGATTACCTTAAAGTAGTGGTTAATGGAGAGGATGTAAGATCACTGCAGGGTCTTGAAACTCCCCTAAATGATAACGACCAGATCGTGATGTTCCAAACGATTGCAGGTGGATAA
- a CDS encoding ABC transporter substrate-binding protein: MKIGYLSTIYHTSFLLKSGKFKFQGSDNIEWTLYPTGPGMMKAFESGEIDLGYIGLPPAMIGISKGMRIKCIAGGHIEGTVMVAPGSYRSYKEIGNLREVLKQFEGKNIGTPSSGSIHDVIIRSMIKGFDINLKNYPWADFIPDAIISSEIAAGVGTPSLATVASMQFDSKVVIPPEKLWPNNPSYGIVVQEKSIDEAPEFIMKFLKAHEDASNFIREYPEDAAEIAASEMGVVDKDFVLKTYTVSPHYCASLPEDYIESTLDFTPILKELGYIEKDLKKEDIFNLDFIREIHMENAHY, translated from the coding sequence ATGAAAATTGGGTACTTATCAACGATTTATCACACCTCGTTCCTACTAAAAAGTGGGAAATTCAAATTCCAAGGATCAGATAATATTGAATGGACATTGTATCCAACAGGACCCGGCATGATGAAGGCCTTTGAGTCCGGGGAGATTGATTTAGGTTACATAGGTCTTCCACCAGCTATGATAGGGATTTCAAAGGGCATGAGAATAAAATGCATTGCTGGAGGACACATAGAAGGTACCGTGATGGTTGCACCTGGATCATACAGATCATATAAAGAAATAGGCAATTTGAGAGAAGTATTGAAACAGTTTGAGGGAAAAAATATTGGAACACCCTCCAGTGGATCGATACACGATGTGATCATCCGCAGCATGATAAAAGGGTTTGATATAAACCTAAAGAACTATCCATGGGCAGATTTCATTCCAGATGCTATAATAAGCAGTGAAATTGCAGCAGGTGTTGGGACACCATCCCTTGCAACTGTTGCTTCCATGCAGTTTGATTCTAAGGTGGTGATACCTCCAGAAAAGCTCTGGCCCAACAATCCAAGCTACGGAATAGTTGTGCAGGAAAAATCGATAGATGAAGCTCCAGAATTCATAATGAAATTCTTAAAGGCCCATGAAGATGCATCCAATTTTATAAGGGAATATCCAGAAGATGCAGCAGAAATAGCAGCATCTGAAATGGGAGTTGTTGATAAAGACTTCGTGCTCAAGACCTACACTGTATCTCCACATTACTGTGCAAGTCTTCCAGAGGATTATATTGAATCTACACTTGATTTTACACCCATTTTAAAGGAACTAGGATACATTGAAAAGGATTTAAAAAAGGAAGATATCTTCAACCTGGATTTTATAAGAGAAATCCACATGGAAAATGCACATTACTGA